Genomic DNA from Vreelandella subglaciescola:
ATCAACCGCCAGCCGGCGAGCGGCCACAAAGCCCAGCCCGACAAAGCTCAAGAGCATCAACAGCGGGCCCGAGAGAGCACCGAACGCGAGATTTTCCATCGTATTTCCTGAAGTCTGGCGGCAACATGAGCCGAATTGAAGCATTGGCGCGGAATCTTTCATTGGCCGAAGCGGCAACAAACGGACAGAATAGCGCAAAATATCCGACGTTTGCGCGCCGGTGAACACCGATTTTAGTATGAGGACAACGCATGAGTAGCCAGGAACATCCGCTGGGGATCAGCTTCGAGTTTTTTCCACCCGCAACGGACGTCGGCCGGGGAAAACTGCTGCAGGCGCGGGATGCTCTGGCAACCCGTCAGCCACGCTTTTTTTCGGTGACCTACGGCGCCGGCGGCTCGACTCAGGAGCGCACGCGGGCGGCGGTTCGTGCCGTGGGCGAGCGGGGCATTACCACCGCCCCGCATCTGTCTTGCATCGGCAGCGAAAAAGCCCAGCTGCGCGACCTGCTCGCCCAGTACCGTGAAGAAGGCATTGATAGCCTGGTCGCCCTGCGCGGCGACATGCCTTCGGGCATGGCGAGTCTCGGCGAGCTGCGTTACGGCAATGAACTGGTCGAGTTTATCCGCGACGAAACCGGCGATCATTTTGATATCGCCGTGGCCGCCTACCCCGAATCTCATCCACAGGCCCCCAACCTGGATCGGGATGTGGAAAACTTTGCGCGCAAGATGCACGCCGGCGCCAACATGGCGATCACGCAGTACTTCTTTACCGCCGATGCGTATTTCCGCTTTGTCGACAAGGCGCGCGCGCTGGGCGTCGAGAAACCGATCATTCCGGGCATCATGCCGATAATCAACTACACCAAGCTGGCGCGCTTTTCCGATGCCTGCGGCGCCGAGATTCCGCGCTGGATCCGCAAGCAGCTGGAAAGCTACGGCGATGACAGCGACGCCATCTCGCAGTTTGGCACCGAGGTGGTGACCAACCTGTGCCAGCGCCTGCTGGACGGCGGCGCACCGGGGCTGCATTTCTATACCCTGAACCAGTCAACGCCGGTGCTGAAAATCGTCGATAATCTGACCGACTAGCAGCGGCGGGCCCTGTTCTCCGCCATACGTAAAACCCCCGCTTTACTTTAAGTAAAGCGGGGGTTTTTGGCATCAGACCAGCCGGTTTGCGGTTATCCCAATGGCGGCTTAGCCGGTGGCAACGGCACCGCCGCCGGTATAGCGCCTGCGCTGCATCACAAAGAGCGCAATACCCAGCGCCAGCCCGGCGATATCGCTGTAGATGCCGCCGTAGATCATGAACATCGCACCGACCAGCATGGCCAAACGCTGCCACGACTTGACCGGGCCGAAGAACCACGCCTGCACCATGCCGGCCAGCAGCACAATGCCAAACGTGGCGGTGACGCCCACGCGCAGAATCTGCAGCGCCGAGCCTTCCATCAGCATGGCCGGGCTGTAATAGAACATGAACGGCACGATAAAGGCGGCCAGTCCTATCTTGAACGATGCCACCGAGGTGCCCATGGCGTTATCGCCGGAAATCCCCGCGGCGGCGTAGGAGGCCAGCGCGACTGGTGGCGTAATCGCCGAGACCACGGCAAAGTAGAACACGAAGAAGTGCGCTACCAGCGGGTCAATGCCGATGTTGATCAGCCCCGGCGCGACCACCGAAGCAGCGACGGCATAGGCGGCGGTGGTGGGCATGCCCATGCCCAGCAGAATGGAAATGCACATGGCAAACATCAGCGCCAGCAGCTGGCTGAAGCCGGCCACGCCCAACAGCAGCGACGAGAAGCGCGCGCCCACGCCGGTCAGCGAGATTACCCCGACAATAATCCCCGCGCAGGCGCACACGGCGATGATCTGAATTGCCATGGTGCCTGCCAGCTGAAGCGCTCTGAGAATCGCCAGGGGCCCCATCTTGTTGGGCGAAAACCAGCTCACCACGGCGGCTGACGCGGTCGCCAGCGTGCCCGCACGAATCACCGAATAGCCCATGAACAGCGCCGCAATCAGAATGATGATCGGGGCGAACAGGTACACCTGTTTGACCAGCCGACGAAACTGCGGGATTTCGTCCTTGTGCATGCCACGCATGCCTTTGCGCGCCGCCTCAAAGTCGACCATGCAGTACACCGAGAGGAAATACAGAATCGCCGGAATGATCGCGGCCACGGCGATCTCGGTGTAGGGAATGCCGGTAATTTCCGCCATGATGAAGGCGCCGGCGCCCATGATCGGCGGCATGATCTGCCCGCCGGTCGAGGCAGCGGCCTCGATGGCACCGGCACTACGGGCGGGGTAGCCGACCTTTTTCATCAGCGGAATGGTCAGCGAGCCGGTGGACACCACGTTGCCCGCAGAGGTGCCGTTGATCATGCCCATCAGGCCGGAGGCAAAAATGGATACCTTGGCCGGGCCACCACGCGCGCGCCCGGCAGCGGCGAAGGCAAAGTTGACGAAATAGTCACCGACTTTGGAGGCCTGCAAAAAGGCCGCAAAAATAATGAACAGGATGATATAGGTCGATGAGACCGCCGTGGTCGGGCCAAGGATGCCGGTATCGGTGTACACCTGGCTGAAAAAGCGCTGCAGCGACAGACCCGGATAGCCCAGAAAGCCGGGCAGGTAGGGGCCAACAAACACGTAGCCGAGAAAAATCGCGGAAATAACTACCAGTGCCAGGCCGGCCACGCGGCGGGTCAGCTCGAGAATCAGCAGGGAGCCGGCAATGGCCGCCCAGGAGATGCCCGGCGGGGCAAAAGACGTGCCCGTCGACATGCGGATATTGGTGTTGAAGACCAGTATCAGGTAGGCGGCACTGGCCAGCGCGCAAACCATCAGCACAAGATCGGCCGGGTTGAAGTGGTTGCGCGCCCGGCGATAAAACCAGCTCAGCACGATACCCGCAGCGCTGGTGGCCATCAATGGGTAGCCGAAGTGCAGGGTTTCAATGCTCGGGTCAATGCGCATGGCGCCGCCGCCAAGCGTCTGGCTCATGAAAAATACCTGCGCCAGGGCATAGCCGGCGGGCAGCAGTAGCGCCAGGCTTGCCCATTTCAGCCAGCCGGGCGAGGCGTCATGCTCGTTGTCGGCAAAGGATGCGCCGGCATAAAGGCCATAGCCCAGCACCAGCGCACCAGCGATATGAATAATGCGGTATGTCCAGGTTTCCAGCGGATAAATATTCAGCGAAATCAAATGAAACAGCGAGTAGGCGATGGCCAGACCGGCAAAGGTCCATAGCGGCCAGCCGGTGAACAGGCGGCGATTCGCTTCTACCGCGTCTTCATCGACGCCGTCGGCAATGGTTTCGGGGGCGGCGGTGGCGACGCGATTGTCGCTTTCGTGGTTGGCGTTGTGACTCATACGTCACCCTCACAGCAGTACGAACAGAAGGAGCAAACGCGCACGCTGCCCCGCCCGGCATGGCCGGCGCGGAGCAGCGTGCGCACGGCGTGGATCAGTGGATCAGTTCAGGATCGATCTCGTAGCCGTTTTCTTCGTACCAGCGCGCCGCACCCGGATGGAAGGGCAGCACGGTGTTGTGGCTGATGTTTTCGGGAATGGTGGTTTCCGCGCTGCGATGAATCGAGCGCATGCGGTCGTTGTTTTCCATGGTCCGTTTGGTGACTTCGTAGACGAAGTCTTCCGGCAGGTCACAGCCGGCGATGGAGAAGTTCCACATGGAAACCACGCGGGAGTCTTCGTCAAGGGTTGAATAAGTGCTTGCCGGGATCATGAATTCTGCCACCGGGAAGTTCTCGAGCACGGTTTTAATTTCGTCCTCGTTAAACTCGATGATGTTGACGTCGGTCTGCACTTCAAGCTGGCTGACCGCGGGGATTGGGATGCCGGCGGCAAAGGCGATGACATCCAAAAGGCCATCCTGTAGCTGGCTGCCCAGATCGGTCCAGCCGCCGTTACGGCGATCAAACTCTACGCCCAGCGTCTTGAGGATCTCGGGGAAGTAGGTGTCCGAGGTAGAGGCTGCGGGGCCAAAGCCGATGCGTGCGCCGTCAGGAATATCCGAGATCGACTCGATACCCGAATCGGCCAGCGTGGTGATCGAGAACGGCGTTTCGTACATGGGGAACATGGCGCAGACGTTGTCCATTTTCACCCCTGGCGCCAGCGGGCTTTTGCCGTTGATCGCGTCTGACGCCGGGCCCATGGTGGTCAGGCCGAAGGCCGCATTACCGTTGTGCACCAGCGCCAGGTTCTGGGTCGGGCCGCCGGTCACTTCGCCGCCGCCGGAAATATCCAGCTCGTCGGCAATGAAGTTGGCCCAGCCGGAGCCGTAAACGTAATAGGTGCCGCCCTGGCTGGCGGTGCCTACGGTAAAGTTTTCCGGCCAGTCGGACTTATCCGCCTGGGCGCTGGCAGCGGCTAAAAGAGCGCTACCGGCGAGAAGCAGCGCGGTTGTCTTCGTTGTCGTGCGCATAGTGATTCCCCATGTTCTGGTGTACGGCGTTGTATTGTTGTGTCGGATTGCATGCCGGGCCGTTATAGGCTGCGTCAGCCGGCATGCCCGTTATACCAAGCGATTTCTGTGCCATTGTTATATATAGTCAAATAAATCAATAATTTGATGAAACTCGGTGCGACCAAGGTAGCGTAGAGAAACGCGTTATTGTCGGGGAAAGCGCACACACAAAACCGGCGCATGTGCGGTTTATCGCACATGCGCCGGAGAAGAAGCTAGTTAAGAGCCGGTGTCAGGAAGAGGGCTTGCCGGGGTCAAGAATACGCACCGGCTGTACGTCCTGATTTTTTTGCTCGTCGCGTACCTGATTCACGCGGGTGGTGAGCTCGTCGGCGGATTCGTCGTCAATGGGCAGCTGCTCGAAAAAATCGCAGCTGACGCATTCGCGGTAGCGGATACCGTTCTGCTCCCAGGCGCGAATGCGGTCCATCTCCGCGCAGCGCGGGCAAACCACGCCGGCAATAAAGCGTTTGACCGATGACATGACTCATCTCCTGCGTTGTGGGGTTGGCCCGGTCTCAGGCGGCGTCGATGCCGCTGTGGCGCAACAGCGGCTTGACGCTTGGGGCGCGGCCGCGAAACGCTGCGAACAGTTCGGCGGCATCCCGGGAGCCGCCGGGCTCCAGAATTTCCGCGCGGAAGCGATGGCCGGTTTCGGCATCAAACACGCCGGCGTCTTCAAAGGCGCTCCAGGCATCGGCCGAGAGCACTTCCGCCCACTTGTAGCTGTAATAGCCCGCCGCGTAGCCGCCGGCAAAAATATGCCCGAAGCCGTTTTGAAAGCGGTTGAAGGCGGCCTGGGGCACGACCGAAACGCGCATGCGCACGTCGTCCAATAGCGCCTGGATGGCCTCGGCACTGGGCGCGTCATGCTCAGCGTGCAGGCGCAGATCAAACTGCGAGAACTCCAGCTGGCGCACCATACCCATGGCCGACTGGAAGTTTTTCGCCCCCTGCAGACGCCCGAAGAGTTCATCGGGGAGCGGCTCGCCGGTGTCGACGTGGCGGGCGATAAGGTCAAGCCCTTCGCGCTCCCAGCAGAAGTTTTCCATGAACTGGCTGGGCAGCTCCACCGCGTCCCAGGCCACGCCGTTGATGCCGGAAATCTCGGCAATGTTCTGCTTGGTCAGCATGTGATGCAGGCCGTGGCCAAACTCGTGGAACAGCGTGGTGACTTCGTCGTGGGTCAGAAGCGCAGGGTTCTCGCCCACCGGCGGGGTGAAGTTGCAGGTCAAAAACGCCACCGGTAGCTGCAGGCCGTTGTCGGTCTGGCGGCGTACGCGACAGTCCGCCATCCAGGCGCCGCCGCGCTTGCCTTCGCGAGCGTAGAGGTCAAGGTAGAAGCCGGCGATGGGGGCGTCGTTTTCGAGTATCTCGAAATAGCGAACGTCGTCGTGATAGCGCGGCACGTCGGTGTTTTCGCTAAAGCGCAGGCCGTAGAGCCGCTCGACTACCTTGAACAAACCGTCGATCACCTGGGGCGCGGGAAAGTAGGGCCGCAGCTGCTCTTCGGAAATGGCGTGGCGCGCTTCGCGCAGTTTTTCGCTGGCGTAGGCGATGTCCCAGGGCTTGAGGTTGGCCAGCCCCAGGGTGTTGGTGGCAAAGCCTTCAAGCTCGGAAAACTCGAGCTGTGCCTGAGGCACGGCGCGGTTTGCCAGATCATTCAGAAACGCCAGCACCTGCTCGGGGGAGTCGGCCATTTTGGTGGTCAGCGACAAGTCGGCGTAGGTGGAAAAGCCCAACAGCGTCGCCAGCTCGTGACGCAGCGCGAGGATTTCTTCCATGACCGGGGCGTTATCGAACTCGCCGGCATTGGGGCCCTGATCAGAGGCGCGGGTGACAAAGGCGGTATACACCTCTTCGCGCAGCTCGCGGCTGTCGGCGTAGCTCATCACCGGGAAAAAGCAGGGGAAGTCCAGCGTAATACGATAGCCGTCAACGCCCTTGGCCTCGGCGGTGGCCTTCAGCGTATCCAGCGCGCTTTGCGGCACGCCGGCCAGTTCGTCGGCGCTGACGATGTCCTTGTGCCACGCCTGGGTGGCGTCCAGCAGCTGGTTGGAATACTGGTTGGAA
This window encodes:
- the metF gene encoding methylenetetrahydrofolate reductase [NAD(P)H]; its protein translation is MSSQEHPLGISFEFFPPATDVGRGKLLQARDALATRQPRFFSVTYGAGGSTQERTRAAVRAVGERGITTAPHLSCIGSEKAQLRDLLAQYREEGIDSLVALRGDMPSGMASLGELRYGNELVEFIRDETGDHFDIAVAAYPESHPQAPNLDRDVENFARKMHAGANMAITQYFFTADAYFRFVDKARALGVEKPIIPGIMPIINYTKLARFSDACGAEIPRWIRKQLESYGDDSDAISQFGTEVVTNLCQRLLDGGAPGLHFYTLNQSTPVLKIVDNLTD
- a CDS encoding TRAP transporter permease, yielding MSHNANHESDNRVATAAPETIADGVDEDAVEANRRLFTGWPLWTFAGLAIAYSLFHLISLNIYPLETWTYRIIHIAGALVLGYGLYAGASFADNEHDASPGWLKWASLALLLPAGYALAQVFFMSQTLGGGAMRIDPSIETLHFGYPLMATSAAGIVLSWFYRRARNHFNPADLVLMVCALASAAYLILVFNTNIRMSTGTSFAPPGISWAAIAGSLLILELTRRVAGLALVVISAIFLGYVFVGPYLPGFLGYPGLSLQRFFSQVYTDTGILGPTTAVSSTYIILFIIFAAFLQASKVGDYFVNFAFAAAGRARGGPAKVSIFASGLMGMINGTSAGNVVSTGSLTIPLMKKVGYPARSAGAIEAAASTGGQIMPPIMGAGAFIMAEITGIPYTEIAVAAIIPAILYFLSVYCMVDFEAARKGMRGMHKDEIPQFRRLVKQVYLFAPIIILIAALFMGYSVIRAGTLATASAAVVSWFSPNKMGPLAILRALQLAGTMAIQIIAVCACAGIIVGVISLTGVGARFSSLLLGVAGFSQLLALMFAMCISILLGMGMPTTAAYAVAASVVAPGLINIGIDPLVAHFFVFYFAVVSAITPPVALASYAAAGISGDNAMGTSVASFKIGLAAFIVPFMFYYSPAMLMEGSALQILRVGVTATFGIVLLAGMVQAWFFGPVKSWQRLAMLVGAMFMIYGGIYSDIAGLALGIALFVMQRRRYTGGGAVATG
- a CDS encoding TAXI family TRAP transporter solute-binding subunit encodes the protein MRTTTKTTALLLAGSALLAAASAQADKSDWPENFTVGTASQGGTYYVYGSGWANFIADELDISGGGEVTGGPTQNLALVHNGNAAFGLTTMGPASDAINGKSPLAPGVKMDNVCAMFPMYETPFSITTLADSGIESISDIPDGARIGFGPAASTSDTYFPEILKTLGVEFDRRNGGWTDLGSQLQDGLLDVIAFAAGIPIPAVSQLEVQTDVNIIEFNEDEIKTVLENFPVAEFMIPASTYSTLDEDSRVVSMWNFSIAGCDLPEDFVYEVTKRTMENNDRMRSIHRSAETTIPENISHNTVLPFHPGAARWYEENGYEIDPELIH
- a CDS encoding YheV family putative zinc ribbon protein, with the protein product MSSVKRFIAGVVCPRCAEMDRIRAWEQNGIRYRECVSCDFFEQLPIDDESADELTTRVNQVRDEQKNQDVQPVRILDPGKPSS
- the prlC gene encoding oligopeptidase A: MTANPLLETHTLPPFGEIRAEHVEPAVTRLLAESRDAIEELARQAQTTEPGWDNFAAPLEAINDRLEQVWSPVSHLNGTMNTPELREAYQACIAELSAFSTWMGQHAGLFHAWQALKDGSSWATLDPEQRRTVDNTLRDFRLAGVALPEAQKVRYGEIQARLSELSNQYSNQLLDATQAWHKDIVSADELAGVPQSALDTLKATAEAKGVDGYRITLDFPCFFPVMSYADSRELREEVYTAFVTRASDQGPNAGEFDNAPVMEEILALRHELATLLGFSTYADLSLTTKMADSPEQVLAFLNDLANRAVPQAQLEFSELEGFATNTLGLANLKPWDIAYASEKLREARHAISEEQLRPYFPAPQVIDGLFKVVERLYGLRFSENTDVPRYHDDVRYFEILENDAPIAGFYLDLYAREGKRGGAWMADCRVRRQTDNGLQLPVAFLTCNFTPPVGENPALLTHDEVTTLFHEFGHGLHHMLTKQNIAEISGINGVAWDAVELPSQFMENFCWEREGLDLIARHVDTGEPLPDELFGRLQGAKNFQSAMGMVRQLEFSQFDLRLHAEHDAPSAEAIQALLDDVRMRVSVVPQAAFNRFQNGFGHIFAGGYAAGYYSYKWAEVLSADAWSAFEDAGVFDAETGHRFRAEILEPGGSRDAAELFAAFRGRAPSVKPLLRHSGIDAA